cCGGATGGTGGTGCCCGGCGTAGAGCGCACCGGGCAGGAGCTGGAGCTGCTGGCCAAGTACAAGGCCCCGTCGATCTCCCTGGACTTTCAGCGTGGCGCTCAGGGCAAGCCCATCGCCCGCCTGAACTACCGTGAGCAGATGCACAACTTCCTGTTCAGGGAGGAAGAGGCGCAGGAAGCGCTGATCGCCAAGTGAGTGAGGCCAAGGTGGCCTGAGACATGCTGCTTACTCTTAGCCTCAGCTTTCCCTTCTGCATTATGGGGATAATAATGCAGGGTTGTTGTCTCTAGGAGATAATGTAATACAGGGACGTCCGactcccaagagattgtgatctactcacagaataaaaaagtggcagtgatctacccatttttggggggagggggcaggtcaaagttgttgagtgttttttttgggtggggaggtAGAGATTGTAGACCTTTATTTGGGGAGGGAGGtcaaaattgctgagcttttcttaggggggcAAAAATAGATAAACAATAAGTCAataagcgatttctggcgtctgggcatgcgcagaagcgatttctggagccGCGGAAGAGAGTCCCTGCATCACGTTGTGACGATTTAGCGCAGAGTGTGGGGACTCCCCGATCGGGCGGCTCAGTTAGTGGGggggctcatgggccagttaaatggcctccgtgggccgcttctggcccatggaacttaggttgcctacccctgttctggCCAATGCGAGGAGGTGTGTCTCTGTTGGCAGGAGTTTCTAGTCTACATCAGGAGTCGTCTGCTTTTACGGAGATGCACTGCCCTCCAAGCtacagtcggggggggggatgaattatGCTGCACATCCCAACCTTTTGCAGAGGTGGCCAGGCTCTGTAATATCCTTTCCCCACCTGATTCCCTCTAGTTGTTtcgtactacaactcccagcgtAGGGCTGACAGCAGGCGTCCCAAactctggtgccttccagaagttgttggactacaaatcccatcacctcaACCACTGGTCATCCCGgcaggggctgataggagctgtagtccaaatccTTCCTCTTCCACCCCCAACCCGGGtgtggggggcaccaggttgtagATGGCTGGCCTAGCGAGTTTCTAAATTGCCAAAGGCTGGGTGGTGGTGtcttaatttattatttagcTTTTTCATAAGTcataccacttgattgcaaaaGAAACTTTTGAAAAGTTAACAATAGacttaaaaacagatttaaatgataattcttattcttattttatgatttatatgatacccagccactgtattaaaaacacaatacagggctgccttcagatgtcttctaaaagtcaggaagtttttttattttcttgacatctgatgggagggtgttccacagggcaggcgccactactgagaaggcactctgcctggttccctgcaacctcacttctcacagtgagggaaccgccagaaggccctcagagctggacctcggcTTCTAAacacctgggtaggcttgtctaaacaaaaatgttttagccAGTGCcggaaagagtacagtgaatgcatctgcctgacatcaatacatagcttccaagtctcccgtattccccaggaaatccccgttttccagctgttcttagctgaaaaatcgggttttttttgtttccccccggtttattctggcgcggcggccattttggaactgggcggagcatgctcagaaacgacttttgatgctgctctgcccagttacaaaatggctgcagtgcgacttccggtctgcttaTTTCTCCGAAGGACTAGGCAGGTAtgcatcaataggcagggagtttcaaagtgtaggtgctgccacactacaAAGATCTTAGAAGATTTACTGtgctttaatttgttggaagccacccagaagtggctggggtaacccagtcagatgggcatcatcatcatcatcaacaacaacaacaacaagtgttttCTTTTGAACTTTCCCCTACTCTTTGATTCCCCCTTGTTCTGATATACAGGCTCAACTTCCAAGTCACCATATCCATTCATCAGATGATGGAGACCCTTTTCATGGGGATGAAGTGTGCACCCCCAGGAGAGCTATatgcccacctccccaccccttaCTCCCTGACCCCAGACTCCGATGAAGGCTACCTGCTCTACCGCTCCGTCGAAACTGCCTTCCTGGCCCCAGACCCTCCGGCCAACAACCGCGTTTTTGAGGTCTTCCTTGAGACAAAGGCCGAGAAGAGCATCTGGCTTCTCCTGCCCAAGCGCTGCTGCGTCGAGCTGGGTCTCCAAGCAGAGATGTCCCTCAAGGTGGAGGTCCAATTTCAGATCGATCAGCTCCCGTTCCGACAGTGGCACTGGGCCGTGGACCAGCTACAGGACGAGAAGCTCGTCTTCCCTGACATTGCGGCCTGCTCCGTCCCGCGACCCCTCGGGCAGGTTCACCTGCAGAGGGCCAACAAGAAGCAGAGCCAAGCCATCTCCTTCATCACTGGGCAGGCGGCTGGGGTCCGGCAAGTGCCGCCTCTCTTGATCTATGGGCCGTTTGGGACCGGGAAGACCTACACCTTGGCCATGGCCACCTTGGAGATCATCAAACAGCCAAAGACCCGTGTCCTGATCTGCACCCACACCAACAGGTAAGTTGGGTCcttggagaggagagggctctgcttctgaatgccaggggctggaaaccgcaggagaggtgatgtcaggcttcggggaatcagatccctcccatgatggcagcccagaatcagagaaaTGATAAAAGTTATTACCAAGCAATTCgttcaataattcacagagaacTATATACCGTATAtgccggcgtataaggcgactgggcgtataagacgaccccctactttcccagtcaaaatatagagtttgggatatactcgccataaatagtatatcccaaacttccaACGCACACTACAAAAATCTTCTCTCCAGTCCAAAGAtttaaatggaataaaatgtCAACAATGAGAAACATTGTCAACTGTCATGGAGGTTTTCCCAAAGGTTTTGGTTAGTACCGTATATTTCTGTATCTCTTCCACGCACTgaggcgagtggggggggggagagagagagagtaagcggctgccgctttctttccattcagggaggagggaggaaagccccacgcctcccctcttcctgcatggaaagaaagcggcagctgCTTACACGGTCGCCGCATATGGTGGGGATGCGGCCgtggccgtttttgagctccccccaccgtatgcggcaACCGCAGGTCTTatacccagcgtataagacgaccttcAACTTTTGAAGAGATTTTCCTGGTttcaaaagtcgtcttatacgccggaatatacggtgaGTCAACAGCCAAAAGACCCAGTAGTTTCTGTAGTTTCATAAAATGAAattcaatttaaaatattttaaaataaataaaaatggcagttTTAATGTTGGCTTGGTGTTACGCAGTCAGTCAGCTGCCATTTCAGGAGGGCCACTACACAGCTTGAAAGGGATTTttgtacatttaaaaacatctaCAACTTTTACACTCCCACCAAAATGTCGCACTAATGTTTCACAAAACTGACATCATAACTAGTTAAGTAGTTTTTATACACAACTTTCATACGGTGTGGTGTTGCTTTGTAAACAAGTTTTTTTTGTAACtcttgcaacatttaaaaaagcctataaaaaaataaaaattcacagaGAACAGTAAAAGAATGCAGTCTTCCCTAAATAATGGCTGTTGCTCTGAATAAAGTCCCAacccctccgtctctcctattatACGTCATCCCTGTgtctgctttctgcctctgagctttctgttctatcacCCTCAACGCCCACCTGGTTTTGGGAGACAGGGGTCAGGAATGTTTTCCAAAGACAATGAATCTGTCAGCTGCCTTTCCCCTGGTGCTTTTTCCTCCTGcttttcctctcccaatattttccagcttctgatttgctacaaggtttatgttttttaattgttgcagTAAACCCGTCTTATTTTTTCCAGTGCTGCCGATATGTACATCCGCGAGTATTTCCATGATTATGTGACATCTGGGCACCCCGAGGCCATCCCGTTAAGGGCTATGTTCACCAAGCGTAAAATCAGTGTGGTAGACGCCACCACAAAGCTCTACTGCTGCTTCTCCCAGAACCGAGACTCCTTCCGCTTCCCCACGAAGGAAGAGCTGGGTCGGCACAGGATCATCATCACCACCTCACAGTATTCCCGGGAGCTTGGGCTGCCCCCTGGCTATTTCAGCCACATCCTGATAGACGAGGCAGCCCAGATGCTGGAGTGCGAGGCCCTGGTCCCCCTCTCCCTGGCCACGTTCGAGACCCGCATCATCCTCGCCGGGGACCATATGCAGACGACCCCCAAGCTCTTCTGCCTGCAGGCGGGGGAGCAGTCGGCCGACCACACACTTCTGAACCGCCTCTTCCAATACTACCAGAAGGAGAAGCATGAGGTGGCCTTGAAGAGCAGGATCATCTTCAATGAGAACTACCGCTCCACAGCGAGCATCATTGATTTCGTCTCCAGGCACTTCTACGTTGGGAAAGGGGACGCCATCCGCGCCATGGGGAACATCCCTCCACACCCCGAGTTCCACCCACTCATGTTCTGCCATGTTGCTGGTTCCGCCGAGTGGGATGCCGCCCTCAGCTCCTGGCGCAATGCCTCGGAGATCGGGCAGGTGGTTGAGAAGGTGGaggagatggcccagaggtggCCGGATGAATGGGGACAGCGGGACTTCAAGAGGATATGCGTGGTCTCTTATGGGATACAGGTGCGTCATGAGGGTTACTGCGTGGTTGGGACTGTGTGTTACGATTGtcctactcttgtgtagaaccctggtagagacacatgcccaactagcatgttccctccctcctggtcgattgttcgggagcttcaaaagctttctccagcccaaacatcacagcgactgataccaagaagCATCAACACACTTACAATCCTGCAGAGTATTTGTGGTTTACGTAACAGAACcaatagcacagcattttggctaatctgcttttatttacatataatacactcggagtaTTCTgctttagctccttcctctttctcatccgacagcaaagagagaaagaacaaaagacAATAGCCCCACTTCACGAAACACAGTAAtaccaaaacatcctgtctccgtcacttcccacactctGGAataaaaacatacaccatcatgtgatagacaacaatcccttgactgcaaacacggagcaggAATCCTAACACTGTGCGCATGTGCTCAGTGACAGGAGGGGccacatattttttaaacaaatttaaatttagtTTTACATTGAACATTTACACTCATACATAAATCATAATCCTAGAAATCATAATCCTTGGACTTCCCTCCATGGATTCCATTGTTAATATTTTCCCACCTGCGTTGTATAATGTTCTCCATTTTATGGAAACTTTATTGCCTGGTCACCAagacacttaaaaataaataaatgcttgcttTATGAGCCAGGAGGTGTGTACGCAGCAAGACCAAAGCCAGTGCTCTCCAAAGCCAAATCTCGCAAGCATGTAAAATAACCACATGCAGAATAAGTTGGAAAAAATATTGTAGGTGAGAGCAAAGTTCCATCCTACCCAACAGGATGAGGATAACTATCTATCCCAAACAAATGGCTTTGTGTATCGATATGGAGACTGCTAATTACAAGTGCTCCTGTTAAGACCTTTTTATTTGCCCAAGCCTATTCTCAACAACATTTTAAATTAATCCCCACTGATCATCTTTGGGCATTGTCCTGTTATTTTAACTCTGATTATGTTCCATATTGTATGGTTATTTTTGGTTccctgtgcactgctctgatatTTACTGTGCAAGCAGTTTAAAACTCCTTTGAAGCAATAAATCTATAGCAAACAGTGCCAGCTCCCCACTCTCTTGAGATGATTCGCATGCTTCCAACAGCTACATGATAGGCAGAAATGCAGCAGGACCAGTAATGGCAAAAAAGTACATCCCTTGCTGCAGAAAATGCAACCAGCCTTGTTGAAGCAACCTGCCTGTTGGTGAACTGACCGGCTCCTCTTGATTTTCACCAGATGAGAGCAATAAGGCAGGAGCTGAGGAAGAAGCGCCTGGGGGAAGTGATGGTGGAGAGCCAAGAGAGTCTGCCAGGTTGGTACCTGCCCAGGTGTCAGGTGTATTTGAAGCCAAAGAAGGAACCACAGCTTATGAGAAATAAGGATGCTATCCCATAACCCTTTCCAAGCAGCCACTCCCTGTCACAGGgatgggccacagctcagtgacagagcacatgttTTTCCACTGCCTTGTTAGcatctcttactcacaagtaggaccctggcagagacacatgcccgactggcatgttctctccctcctggtcaatcgtttgggagcttcaaaagctttcttcagctcgaacatcacagcgactgatgccaactgacatcagcacacttacagatctgcagagtttgtgcagctttgtgtaacagacctcagcaacccaGCGTTTTGGCTAATCTGCGTTTATTTGCATATAAACACAcgcggagcactgcaacatggtgcccgctctctctagcatcaggcagcaaagagaacaaACACAGGACAATAGTCCCAACTTCAGGAAACAgtacacaaacatcctgtcttcgtcacttcccacactgtggaatgtaaacatacactgtcatgtgatagacaacaatcccacaaatgcaaacacggggaatgaatctctaacatgcctgtcagtgtagaccatgctcaactagatggaccactgacctgacttagacattactgagctacaTGAACCCAATGGTCTCGATCCAGCTAAGTCCTGCTGAAATCGATGGAAATGCTGTGAGTAGGGCTTAGTTGCGATACAAGCCCAGGTTGCACGGGACTTGGTTGGATCGAATTATCTGTTTCAGACCACCTCTCAGTTCCCACCTTTAGCCTTTCCCTCCATGATCAGATTGTGGCAAATCTGGGTGCCATTCGAGGGACTCTTGACTGTATCTACCTCTGCTTCATGGTCTCCGTTTGGAAGCCGCAGCCCTTTCCATTTTCTTGCAATTCtatcttgttttttttaacaggGAGGGAGTTCCGCGTTATCATCATCAGCACCATTCACACcagggagagcctctgccacGTCAACTGCTCCAACCTGGAATTCTTCAACGATGCTCGGATGCTGAACACCATCATGACGAGGGCCCAGTCCCAGGTCGTTGTCGTGGGGGATGCAGTGGCTTTGTGTTCCTTCGGGCAGTGCAGCAAAGTCTGGAAAGGCTTTCTCAAGGAGTGCATTGACAAGAAGACCGTGACTCCTGAAACCTTGACGCTGGAGGAGATAAGGCAGGCGGTGTGCGACCGGGCCAGCTGGAACAGGGGGAGCCCCCAGCTCGAGGAAGAGGGCAGCGACACCGAATCCTGGCTGTCGGATGCAGAGAGCTTGAACGTCGACGACCCCATATTGCAGGAGCTCCTGGACGAGAGCAAAGACATGGTGGTGACGGTCTCTGATGAAGGGCTGATGAACGTGAAGTCCGAGGTGGCCACCGTCCAAAGCAGCAGGCAGGAGTACGTCAGCTTCCACCCACAAACCATGAAGGAGTGTCTGCGCATGAACCCCAACATGTACAAGCGATGTGAGTTCATCAAGGAGCAATTCGAACCGAGCGTCTGCCTTCACTCTGGACGACGTCCCTCCCTTGAACATCCACATCAAAGGCCGGGTTCACTGTGGGGTGGGCTTTACTGGGGACCAGGTCTTGGTGGAGATCCTGCAGCCCAGCCTGGGGAAGGCCACGGCCGAGGGAAGTCTCCGCGGGAAAGTGGTGGGGGTTCTGAAGAAGGCTGACCGGGACCGCATCTTCACCTGCATGATGGACGAGTTCGATCCCCGCGTCATGGTCCCCATTGACCAGACCGTCACCAAAATCTTTGTCCCGGGGCTGAGAGATGCACCCAATGTCATTCCCATCCGCAGGGTGGACCAAGGGGGCAAGATCAAGCTGAAGACCTGCAAGAAGGTAACCCAACAACTGAGGAGGAACTGCCTCTTTGTGGTCCAAGTCCTCAATTGGCGGAATGGCTTCTACTTCCCCTTAGGGATTATTACGGAGGTTCTTCCTCTGGCTAAGACCCTAGAGGAAGGGTTGCGTATCCTTGACATTGAATACTGCCTCAGGAGCAAACACCCACCCTCAGTGAACAAAGAGGTGGCCACATTCTCCTCTAGCAAGCTCTCTCTTACAAAGGGCAACCGGAAAGACCTTCGGGGATACCTCACCTTCACCGTTGACCCCCCAGGTGCAAAGGATCTGGATGATGCCATCAGTGTCCGAGACCTGGGTGACAAATATGAGATAGGGGTCCACATTGCCGATGTAGCTTCTGTGATCCCCAAAGGCTGCGCTCTCGATATGGAAGCGAAGAACAGGGGAGCCACCTACTACGCTCCTGGAAAGGAGCCGGTTTGCATGCTCCCACCTCAGCTAAGCCAAGACCTATGTAGTCTCCTGCCTCAGAAAGATAGGCCTGTGATCTCTCTCTTCGTCATGGTGGATAAGAAGACGGACCAGATGGCGAATGTCTCCTTTGCTGTGTCCACAATCCGCTCAGACCGGCAGCTGACCTATGAGGAGGCAGAGGGCATCATCAAGAACTGCTACAAGGCAGAGGCTCCATCCCTCCACTTTGATACCCTGGAGGATTGTGTTGCGGTTGCGTACCACTTCTCCCGCGTACATCGGTTGTGCCGGCTTCTTGAAGATTGCTATTATGATCAACTGGATGAGGAATGCCCTTTGGGCCAGAGGTGTTCCCACCAGATGGTTGAGGAGTTCATGATCATGTTCAACAGTTCTGTGGGCGAGTTCCTCACCAACAAGGATTCCACCAGAGATCGAACCCCTCTGCGCTGCCAGGGGGAGCCCAACCCACAACAGATGGCTCAGATGAGGGACAAATACAGTGATATAATTCCTCTGTCCACCCACCTCTCGCATCATCTGGGAGCTCCAGCCACAAGGGTCCATGTGGGGACCGGTGGGAAGTTTACCCTCCTGACTTCATTGTGGGACCACCTGAAGTCAGCTGCCGATGCTTGCGATGTCCCCAAGATGCTCGATCTTATTACGACGGATGACATCCACCCAAAGCTGGCCCCGGTGAACATGGAGTTCCGGAAGCTTCTGTCCCGCTCATATTTCCTTCGCTCCAATTCGTCTCCTCAGTCCAAAGTGGGCCACTATTCCTTGCACGTGGACTCTTACACCTGGGCGACTTCCCCCATCCGACGCTACATGGACCTGATCCTCCAGCGTCACATCCTGTCTGTGATTTTAAAGACGCCAGTGCAGTACTCCTCAGACGACATTGAGTTCCTCTGCCACGATTTCAACAGGAAAAACAGCATGGCAAATGCCTATGAGAGGAAGGCCCACACGTTGGAGATGGCAACTCAGCTGAAGCAACAAGCCCAACAGAAGGTTTCCTTTGTGATGTGCGTGGAAGGGATGGCCAAGAACTTCAGAATCATGTTTCCTCTGAACAAGGAGAGCCTTCGAGAACCTCAACTCATCAACTACAGAGCTCTTCAGCTGGTAGCGCAACCGGCCTTCATCGAGGAACGGAACAGCGTGAGGCTGACGTGGAAGAAGAGGATCTACTCTGTGGTGACCTCAAAGGAGTGCACTCCAAAGTCACCAGTGCTGTGGGACAAGAGTGTCTCCCTCTTCAACGTGCAGGCCTGGTGCAACATCCTCACAGCCGTCAGGAACAAAGATTATGAGGAGATGATCTCACTCATTGAGAAAGGCCACAGCACACAGCTGAGAAGTATGGGCAGGATGGAGAGAAGCAAGTGCTCACACTATGTAGAACTGTCACTGGAGATCAGCGCTGGAGATGTTTTGTGCC
The genomic region above belongs to Zootoca vivipara chromosome 7, rZooViv1.1, whole genome shotgun sequence and contains:
- the HELZ2 gene encoding LOW QUALITY PROTEIN: helicase with zinc finger domain 2 (The sequence of the model RefSeq protein was modified relative to this genomic sequence to represent the inferred CDS: deleted 1 base in 1 codon); translated protein: MPLLNGAVVIPLDGLQQKLTLHLACSKCAQQENESTYRLKEVAHRCMMEILLGRRRGKRGKLWRKVDRRPSFPNPTHYDVCRYYIAGLGCTKHRNRCTFAWSWEEVLVWTFERANNMERRALKRLVQQAQVGSSANGLSKPPALSISEEIRSEFGGRFQEICRVCFYQIPQRISVKDSAPACQGHWGSLLVHVISDGKKEQYTEVRPCPGGMKKFSYCKFVSAGKPCRHTVHRCNYSHSDVEQAIWEAEANQGLVRRDLLQPLGVESKPAEEVLQPSVQFYCRVCLVTCNSQECFENHCSSVEHTQLIATDPVTEWAHRAPPYGRTAFALCKRVDVCEYGEDCIYAHSAQELEEWIQRAKDSEKNKRTAKQYGLLSYQDRLLAEYQESHNEVLIISEDVDGVKVTCPQPLRVQSEDKKMRYQWVFTVHSKKPLVHVALLKRVPGAAFYLAGSGLKRGLTYASGERFKVVRASPPATEVEVCLECQTFGVYEQWLVFDFGARPVLLRKLQARVGQKEPPWQVDPSSTGQSSRFVDFERWHSGNRMVVPGVERTGQELELLAKYKAPSISLDFQRGAQGKPIARLNYREQMHNFLFREEEAQEALIAKLNFQVTISIHQMMETLFMGMKCAPPGELYAHLPTPYSLTPDSDEGYLLYRSVETAFLAPDPPANNRVFEVFLETKAEKSIWLLLPKRCCVELGLQAEMSLKVEVQFQIDQLPFRQWHWAVDQLQDEKLVFPDIAACSVPRPLGQVHLQRANKKQSQAISFITGQAAGVRQVPPLLIYGPFGTGKTYTLAMATLEIIKQPKTRVLICTHTNSAADMYIREYFHDYVTSGHPEAIPLRAMFTKRKISVVDATTKLYCCFSQNRDSFRFPTKEELGRHRIIITTSQYSRELGLPPGYFSHILIDEAAQMLECEALVPLSLATFETRIILAGDHMQTTPKLFCLQAGEQSADHTLLNRLFQYYQKEKHEVALKSRIIFNENYRSTASIIDFVSRHFYVGKGDAIRAMGNIPPHPEFHPLMFCHVAGSAEWDAALSSWRNASEIGQVVEKVEEMAQRWPDEWGQRDFKRICVVSYGIQMRAIRQELRKKRLGEVMVESQESLPGREFRVIIISTIHTRESLCHVNCSNLEFFNDARMLNTIMTRAQSQVVVVGDAVALCSFGQCSKVWKGFLKECIDKKTVTPETLTLEEIRQAVCDRASWNRGSPQLEEEGSDTESWLSDAESLNVDDPILQELLDESKDMVVTVSDEGLMNVKSEVATVQSSRQEYVSFHPQTMKECLRMNPNMYKRCEFIKEQFERASAFTLDDVPPLNIHIKGRVHCGVGFTGDQVLVEILQPSLGKATAEGSLRGKVVGVLKKADRDRIFTCMMDEFDPRVMVPIDQTVTKIFVPGLRDAPNVIPIRRVDQGGKIKLKTCKKVTQQLRRNCLFVVQVLNWRNGFYFPLGIITEVLPLAKTLEEGLRILDIEYCLRSKHPPSVNKEVATFSSSKLSLTKGNRKDLRGYLTFTVDPPGAKDLDDAISVRDLGDKYEIGVHIADVASVIPKGCALDMEAKNRGATYYAPGKEPVCMLPPQLSQDLCSLLPQKDRPVISLFVMVDKKTDQMANVSFAVSTIRSDRQLTYEEAEGIIKNCYKAEAPSLHFDTLEDCVAVAYHFSRVHRLCRLLEDCYYDQLDEECPLGQRCSHQMVEEFMIMFNSSVGEFLTNKDSTRDRTPLRCQGEPNPQQMAQMRDKYSDIIPLSTHLSHHLGAPATRVHVGTGGKFTLLTSLWDHLKSAADACDVPKMLDLITTDDIHPKLAPVNMEFRKLLSRSYFLRSNSSPQSKVGHYSLHVDSYTWATSPIRRYMDLILQRHILSVILKTPVQYSSDDIEFLCHDFNRKNSMANAYERKAHTLEMATQLKQQAQQKVSFVMCVEGMAKNFRIMFPLNKESLREPQLINYRALQLVAQPAFIEERNSVRLTWKKRIYSVVTSKECTPKSPVLWDKSVSLFNVQAWCNILTAVRNKDYEEMISLIEKGHSTQLRSMGRMERSKCSHYVELSLEISAGDVLCLQLTTDVHRGFLAPSLQLWTVVPGFDVCLQHSERPIDCFSNCATLASKEIYKDASDYRKVWLPISDMEAASCAVAENDSIVLHDIKISWEKQRSKKGHLMGTFSLTKEFMKECAIEVSLSHCYLCVRLSGLKADGVQDDAEALSRGLQQLSLTKGSAEAGKFMIDPATYTWVAHGRTDEFEDNEKSDQRGASMVRFSIHFMSMEKIPVEVTQETSRFTVELIPKLLPDIRKENAIWKLEHATELAKQIALGKEISEKPVKKSKFWTLKSFDLPGSFRKLNPSQNHAISEALRKPFTLIQGPPGTGKTVVGVHIVYWFHQLNLEDKGKDPTLDPDKAKSHIMYCGPSNKSVDVVAEMLLKMRNSLRPLRVYGDTIETMDFPYPGSSLHVSRKSQRDSKSKPEIRDITLHYVIRRPSNPFAREICEFDARVKREEEIAEDEVNHYKQLLNKARSHELKRHDVILCTCTTASGPALVEHLQVKQVLIDECAMSTEPETLIPLVSYKKMEKVVLLGDHKQLRPVVHNDFCKTLGMETSLFERYKDWALMLDTQYRMHQDICQFPSEEFYNRRLKTCANSARGHSTLFHKDRAGCCAIIFGHIEGRERSLMVSTEDGNENSRANLEEAEQVVRIAKQLTLDRTTKPAEIAILTPYNAQVVEIKKQLSQAGLRDVTVCTIMKSQGSEWKYVLVSTVRSCGRSDVDRKPTKSWQKKHLGFVTDPNQVNVCITRAQEGLCIIGNRYLLESNPLWRRLLEHYRTRKCFTAATEIQVMKAQAIRR